A genomic stretch from Halichoerus grypus chromosome 5, mHalGry1.hap1.1, whole genome shotgun sequence includes:
- the KHDRBS1 gene encoding KH domain-containing, RNA-binding, signal transduction-associated protein 1: protein MQRRDDPAARMSRSSGRSGSMDPSGAHPSVRQAPSRQPPLPHRSRGGGGGSRGGARASPATQPPPLLPPSATGPDATVGGPAPTPLLPPSATASVKMEPENKYLPELMAEKDSLDPSFTHAMQLLTAEIEKIQKGDSKKDDEENYLDLFSHKNMKLKERVLIPVKQYPKFNFVGKILGPQGNTIKRLQEETGAKISVLGKGSMRDKAKEEELRKGGDPKYAHLNMDLHVFIEVFGPPCEAYALMAHAMEEVKKFLVPDMMDDICQEQFLELSYLNGVPEPSRGRGVPVRGRGAAPPPPPVPRGRGVGPPRGALVRGTPVRGAITRGATVTRGVPPPPTVRGAPAPRARTAGIQRIPLPPPPAPETYEEYGYDDTYAEQSYEGYEGYYSQSQGDSEYYDYGHGEVQDSYEAYGQDDWNGTRPSLKAPPARPVKGAYREHPYGRY, encoded by the exons ATGCAGCGCCGGGACGACCCCGCCGCGCGCATGAGCCGGTCCTCGGGCCGCAGCGGCTCCATGGACCCCTCCGGTGCCCACCCCTCAGTGCGTCAGGCGCCGTCTCGGCAGCCACCGCTGCCTCACCGGTCCCGGGGAGGCGGAGGGGGATCCCGGGGGGGCGCTCGGGCCTCGCCCGCCACGCAGCCACCACCGCTGCTGCCGCCCTCGGCCACGGGTCCCGACGCGACAGTGGGCGGTCCAGCACCGACCCCGCTGCTGCCCCCCTCAGCCACTGCCTCCGTCAAGATGGAGCCGGAGAACAAGTACCTGCCCGAACTCATGGCCGAGAAGGACTCGCTCGACCCGTCCTTCACTCACGCCATGCAGCTACTGACGGCAG AGATTGAGAAGATTCAGAAAGGAGATTCAAAAAAAGACGATGAGGAGAATTACttggatttattttctcataagaaCATGAAGCTGAAGGAGCGGGTACTGATACCTGTGAAGCAGTATCCCAAG tTCAATTTTGTGGGGAAGATCCTCGGGCCACAAGGGAATACAATCAAAAGACTGCAAGAAGAGACAGGTGCCAAGATCTCTGTGCTGGGCAAGGGCTCAATGAGAGACAAAGCCAAG GAGGAAGAACTGCGCAAAGGTGGAGACCCGAAATATGCCCACTTGAATATGGATCTGCATGTCTTTATTGAAGTCTTTGGACCCCCATGTGAGGCTTATGCTCTTATGGCCCATGCTATGGAGGAAGTCAAGAAGTTCCTAGTACCA GATATGATGGATGATATCTGCCAGGAGCAGTTTCTAGAGCTCTCCTACTTGAATGGAGTACCGGAGCCCTCTCGCGGACGTGGGGTGCCAGTGAGAGGCCGAGGAGCtgcacctcctcctccacctgtTCCCAG GGGCCGTGGTGTTGGACCACCTCGGGGGGCTTTGGTGCGTGGTACACCAGTGAGAGGAGCCATCACCAGAGGTGCCACCGTAACTCGAGGAGTGCCACCCCCACCTACAGTGAGGGGTGCTCCGGCACCAAGAGCACGGACAGCAGGCATCCAGAGAATACCTTTGCCTCCACCCCCTGCACCAGAGACATATGAAGAATAT GGATATGATGACACATATGCAGAACAAAGTTATGAAGGCTACGAAGGCTATTACAGCCAGAGCCAAGG GGACTCAGAATATTATGACTATGGACATGGGGAGGTTCAAGATTCTTACGAAGCTTATG GCCAAGACGACTGGAATGGGACCAGGCCGTCACTGAAGGCCCCTCCAGCTAGGCCAGTGAAGGGAGCATACAGAGAGCACCCATATGGacgttattaa